The genomic interval CGTATCGCCGAATGGTCGAGCTATGTCGGTCGCGTCAGGCGAAGCGATGCGAACATAGTGGCCGGAAATGCCAAGCGCGGCGCAGAATGTCTCGTCACCGGCAAAGGTCCATCGTTCGATCTGCTCGTTCCAGCAATCAGCCGTTTCCCGTAGATGCACGGCTACGGCAGCATCACCGTCCATATCGATAAGGTCGGCAGCGGCAAGCAGCGCAGCGATCTCGACGGCAAGGGTGAAGGGACTGTAGCCGGCATCCTCTTCCCACCTGTCCTCACCGGTCGTCGGGCCGTTTGCCAGAATATAGGCCGCGGCGCGGTGGATCATCGGCATAAAATCCGCCCGCGTGGCATGATCCAGGTGACCATGTCGATGCAGCATATCCGCCAGCAGGATCGGAAAGGCGCATTCATCCATCTGGACGCCTGGCCAATAGGGTTTGCCATCCAGCCAGAGATTTTGCGGCCAGCGGCCCGATGGCTGCTGTACCTGACGAAGATAATTGAGGATCGCCAGCGCCTCGTGGTGATCGCCGGCCGCCAGAAATCCGCCGGCCGCTTCCACCAGATCGCGCGGCCAGACCAGATGATAACCACCGAGATCGTCATCGCTCTTCGATGCTCCCCAAGGGATCGACAGGCTTGCAACAACAGCGCCCGGTCGGTCGGCGGCACGATGTGCGGCGAGCACTGCTGTCGACACCCGATAGGAATTGATGCCGTGATGCGTATCGCGGTCGAGCGTTTCCAGCCGGTCTTGCCAGTTGCGCCAGTTGGCAACGTAGGCCTCGTGCGCCCGTTCAAAGCCATGCTTCAGACTATAAACGGCCGCCGCAGCCGCTTCATATTCCGTCTCGCCAAAGCCGAGCGCCAATGTTGCCGCGCCATTGACATCACTGAAGTCGATCTCACCTGCCAGCGAGACATTTCCGTCATCGGCTCGCTGGTACTCTTCAACGATGCGTCCGTGCCGATGCAACTGCTGCCAACCATCGGAAACACCCACGAAACCGGCGCTGACTGCCCGCCAGGGCAGATCGCAGACAAGCGCAAGATATCGTGAACGGCCGGTCGCGAAGAGGACCTGATGTCCCTCATAGTCGCCAATCCAAGCCGAGTTAAGATTGCCTGCATTGACGAGATGAGGTGCCAGCAGCGCAGTCACGCGATAATCCGAAATTTGTCCCTTCAGGGGAATGAACGAAAGCTGCTGAAGAACACTGGCTCGCGCGGGATCGCTGATCACCTGTTTCTCAATTCTGAACGAGCCATCCGTCGCCGTATTGGTAATGTGAAATGCCGGAATTCCACTTTTAAAAGGGCGGGTGACGGATACGCAGTCGCGTTTTTCTTCCGAAAAGTAACCCTCAGGCCCAGTGACAACAAAACCGAGATCGCGGGTGCAGGCACTGTCTATCCTCGGATAATAGACCTCGTTCAGAATGCCGTGGCTGAGCGTGAACCAGATAGGCGATGCTTCCGACAGCGCAGTGCCGACCCCGTTTTTGGCGCTCGACGTCCAGCGCGCTTCTATGCCAGGCGCGCCCGGTGCAAAATCCAGTCCGGTGCGCATCATGAAATGTCTCGGTTACGCTGATGAGGCAGACGAAAGTGGCGCGAATTGCAGTCCTGAAAAGTCATGACGGGGTATCTCGACCTTGAACCAAGGCTCTGTTCCTGGATAACAACAGGAAACGGGCTTACCGGTTCCTTGCTCATATCCACAACGGATGCAGCCTCGCCATAAAGCTAGGTATTGGCGAACTGGTACACAACTAAAGATTTGGTAATTTAAGCCGCGCCGCGCGTGGAGGTTTTGGGTTGCAGGACCAACACGCTCAGCCACCAAGCCGCCGCTGGAGCGGGCGGCCGTTGTGGATCACACCGATATTGCCGATGAACCGGCTATTCCAAGTGGACATCAACCGCCCGACCAGCCCCTCGCATTGCCTATGGCGCGTGCAAAGCGAGCGTGATCCGCTTCTTCGACCGATCCGTCGGGTTTGAATATCTCGGCATCTTTTCGCATGGCGGTTACATCGATATCGCACAGTTCCGCGAGACCAAGCGCCGTCAACTCGCGCATGGCCGGAACGCAGATGGTCCGA from Agrobacterium tumefaciens carries:
- a CDS encoding glucan 1,4-alpha-glucosidase; this translates as MMRTGLDFAPGAPGIEARWTSSAKNGVGTALSEASPIWFTLSHGILNEVYYPRIDSACTRDLGFVVTGPEGYFSEEKRDCVSVTRPFKSGIPAFHITNTATDGSFRIEKQVISDPARASVLQQLSFIPLKGQISDYRVTALLAPHLVNAGNLNSAWIGDYEGHQVLFATGRSRYLALVCDLPWRAVSAGFVGVSDGWQQLHRHGRIVEEYQRADDGNVSLAGEIDFSDVNGAATLALGFGETEYEAAAAAVYSLKHGFERAHEAYVANWRNWQDRLETLDRDTHHGINSYRVSTAVLAAHRAADRPGAVVASLSIPWGASKSDDDLGGYHLVWPRDLVEAAGGFLAAGDHHEALAILNYLRQVQQPSGRWPQNLWLDGKPYWPGVQMDECAFPILLADMLHRHGHLDHATRADFMPMIHRAAAYILANGPTTGEDRWEEDAGYSPFTLAVEIAALLAAADLIDMDGDAAVAVHLRETADCWNEQIERWTFAGDETFCAALGISGHYVRIASPDATDIARPFGDTPIRNQTPDRSTLPTSDVISPDALALVRFGLRAPDDPHILATIKAIDHCLRADLPQGPVWYRYTGDGYGEHADGAAFDGTGQGRPWPLLTGERAHYELAAGRREVAEALLVTLEKSAGGNGLFPEQLWDQPDIPEYELFYGQPSGSAMPLVWAHAEHIKLLRSLADGSVFDMPPQGVERYILSKMPSHLRIWCFNNKIAGMPAGKMLRLELTDDAVVHWSADGWVTTSDTRTIASGIGTYFVDLPVQDMAAGDAIVFTFFWPNTGNWENQDFTVRLGE